GCAAATCGGATCCATATACAAACCTTTCACGTATTACACAGAAACACggtacaaaaaaaaaatagtaaagctatatatatagaaaatagaGATTGAGAGATCACCttcaaaatatcacaaaaagcGTGCGGTAGAATTGAATGTGAGAAGAAGAACGGATGTGCGCAGATTTGCGGATGTTTATAGCAAGGAAATAACAACCTTTCGAATTTGATGGTAAATTAAATTCGATTCTCCGCGTTGCTTATACGCGTCCATGACGTGTTCTTATAGATATTTCTTCGCACTGACACGTGGCTATTTGGtctactttctatttttgaaatagtactactaattttaattggataAGTTTTTGTCTATTCATAAGGTGGATCAGTGAGGCCCATTTATCGAGCCGGCCCAATTTATTCTGCCTACAATTATTGAGCTCAACTCAGTCGTTTTCAACCGACCCGGACCCACGCACAGGCTTTCATGTTTTGCGCGCGAAGCACAAAGGCAATGGAAACTATTCCATATATCAATTGGTTCATGTTTAACACCAATTCAATGTTAAAATCAGAATCAATGGAGAAATTTTCCCTCAATTTACCGTTTACTGGAATTCCCCATTGCGATTCTGAGCCCTCACTCTCAAATCAAAGCATGAATCCGCTAAATCAGTAGACGTTTACTCGATCTATTTCGATTCTCAACCCCCAACAACTTTTCCTGGCATGGTTTGATTCCTACGCTAAGAATtctctatatttaatttctccCAATATCAGATGTTGAGAGGCATTATTAACTTGTTTCAGTGTTCCACAGTGTGGCATTTCTATTTGAATGAGATGTTGAGAGCTGATTCTCCATGATGAACGGTCCAATTCAAATCTACCGGTGCGATGtatgtataatgtatatgCTTTTTTGAATCAGCCACCTCAAAGAATTGATTGTTTTCttctattaaaaaataggGGTCAATCTCTGCAAAGATACAGCCAGTGTCAATGGATCACCGCGGTCTATCATCAGACGATGAAAATGACGGTATTGTACATGTGGTTGTCTCTTTCTACTGTTTGCAAATTGCAAAAAGTGTGTGCTGAATGGTGGGCACTGCACTACATCAAGTAGAAAATGACAAGGATTTGTTATATTCAAGAATCCACTCATAGATAGAGTGGCCCTTCTCCAATTATTTTACTCAATTTGTCAGAGAGTTAGTTTGATCTAAGCATGTATTAGTCTGTTAAAATTGGTTATCTGTCTTGATCTCTGACCCCTCCTTTTCCATAACACCAAGCTTCGTTGTTGTCGAATTCTGATTTGTTCTTTGTGTTTGTCCTGTTGTGAAATTAGGTTGCAAGTTGTGCATGTTAGTTTTCTGGTTTTCTCTGAATAAGTGATGCTTGATGAGGCattattgtttgattttttcttcGAGATTCAtgctatatttttttgaatacaTAGTGTAGGATGTATGGGACAGTCTTTTAGTGAATGCTCATCATCGTTGTGCTGCAAAAGTTATCATATGGGGAGGGTTGTGTCTTTATACTGCTGAGGAGATTTAATCAGAAGATTCACAGTGATTAACTGAAATTATAACTGATATagaggaaaaggaaaaatagtGGACTAGAATTGATTAGACATTTATACCTTTGCTGGGGTTCACTATCACACGCATCTTGGATTATTCAGTTTCCCAAGAGGTGCTTTCTTTTTGTGGATAATGTATTTTGCAGGAAGTTGTAAATCTAAAGCAATTAGAGGATTCATATGCCCCACATAGATCCACATTCTGTTGGCAAATGCTGGTTGGTATGAGGTTAGTTCCACTTGTTATCTTCTTTTATATGGCATATTTTCTTGTGATATCTCTTGTTGTTGATGCTTGAAATTTTTAGAACAAGATATTAAGAGTTTTGCATGATCAGATTTATGCGAACCACTGCCAGagagtagtagtactattttaaatatgtaaatatctATGATCAAAAACCTGGCAATGGTATTGACCTAAACTAACATTATTGCTCGGTTGAATGATGTGAAAAAAGTTGTTTCACCCTCCGCCGGTTAGAAATCCTTCACTGCACCCGTTGTAGAGCTAGGTAAGCAAGAAGCCGATAACCCACCAGCATCAGCATCATGATAAAGGCATCCAACCACAAATGGTCGAAACCTACTGCTTTTATGGGAGGATAATCTCCAACTCGGCAGTAAACTCCCTTTGCACACTCATAGTAGTCGTTCTCATTGTACTGAATCCCGAGAAGAAGTTTGTAACAATAGTAGCTGTAGCTGAGATATTTTAACCATGCTATGAAGGGTGGGATGTGTCTAACATAGTATCCTCCAGCGATTAGGAACACCATTGTTGTTACTGATGCTAAAGTTGCTGCTTGTTTGACGTCCATTAGTATGGCACCAAATGCCAAGCCAAGGCCTTGAGAAACAAGGACACTGAAAAGGACAACCAGCAGAGAGAGGATAAAGGTAACTGGGTCCGGGCTTAGGCCACCCATCCAATAAAAGATAAACGTGAATGCTGTTGGTAGTGCGAGCTCCAGAGGAAGGTCTCCCACTGTTCTGGCTGCAAAGTAGGAAGATAGCCGGTACATGCCAGACGACCTTTCTTTGATTAGCATTCTTCTTTCTTGAGGGAAAGTGAAAACAGCATTGTAAAGTGGGTAGAAGCCCCAGAACACTGAGAAAAAGAACAGCATTGCAGTCTgcacaattcaaaatatctcAACCCATTAGAGATGTCAGTCAAGCTTAACTAATAGTACAACTCATGTAATGACATAGGAAAAAAGTCTTACACGGTCATCTATATGAGATGATGGGGTGCGCCACCATAGGAGCCCGCCAAGTACTGCCACACTTAGGACCTGAAAGATTCTTAACTTGTTGAAGGCTTCAAACCTTCGCTCCCGCAGTCCCCGTAAGAGCAATATCTTAAACTGATGCCACCAAGTTGTGCACCATTTCTGTGATTTCACATTCCCTGGACCATATGGAAAATCACAATATGTTCTTGATCAGCAAGACAGTAAAGATGCATTTAGCAATCTGGAGCAGATTGTTTTCTGACTCTCAAGATTGGTAAAGGTAAAAGCTGTATTAGTAAGAGGGAGGAGACTTCGTAGACTTACTTATGGAGGTTTCCTTTGTGTTACTGTAGCTACTCACATCTGAACTGAAAAGCTCAGTTTTTAGCCTTGTAGAAATGTTCTTGTCATAGGCAGAGATGAGAAGTTCTCTCACAGATGTAGGGTCTTGCTGGGTGCAGTTATTGTGCTCAGTAGCATGCTGGAAATCAGGTCCAATCCCtggatttaatataaaatgtcaTTAATTATCATTCGACATGAACAAATAGTTCATCTTGTTAATAGTCTCAAATGATTACTTTGGGCTTACAGTAAGAAAAATGTCCTTGTTAGCAGGTGTCAAGTTCCATGGAGCAGTAATGGATTAATATAAGATCTAAGTGATCCTTATTAATGAATGCGGAATATTATACGGGTGGGGCCATTTAAACtccattaaaatttcaatgatAACTATCACAAGTGCTCTAAGTGATATTTATCTTTTGTCCGAGAAAGGACATAAGATAAGTTTTAATAAGCTTATTGACTGCCATGTAGCAAAAAATTATGGTGGCCTAAAGAAAGTAAAGACTTATGATTACCATTGGCAAGATCGAGCAAAAGATCAGCAGGATTGACAGTGATGGATGTTGAGAAGCCAATGGAAGAGAAATATTCCATGGCAGTTGATGCTTGGCCGTAGTAGATTGGGCAGCCTTCGGAGAGCAATACTACCTTGTCGAACATATGGTAGAGCCGGCTAGAAGGCTGATGAATGGTGGTTATTACTGTTCGACCTCCACTAGCTAGCCCTTTTACTGTGTTCAAGATCCGTTGAGCAGTGGTTGAGTCAAGACCTGATGTGGGCTCATCTAATAAAATCAGACTCGGGTTGATTAGCATTTCTTGACCTATGCTCACCCGTTTCTTCTCACCTCCTGATATTCCTCTGAACAGTGGCCCTCCTATCATACTGTTCCGACACCTGGTTAAACCCAGTTCTGTGATAACATGCTCCACATGCTGTATTATCTCTTCTTTGGTCAAGCTTTTAGGAAGTCTTAGTAGTGCAGTGAAGAAAAGAGTTTCAAACACAGTAAGATGAGGATATAGAACGTCATCCTGCGCAACAAATCCAGTTCGTCGTTTGATAGAACCTGAAAATGGCTGACCGTTATATGTGATCTTTCCTGATAAGCTCCCGGAGAGGCGGCCTCCGAGAGCTGTAAGGAGGGTGGTTTTTCCACTGCCCGATGGACCAAGCATGGCCAGTATCTCTCCCGGAGAAACCATGCCTGTCACCCCATTGAGTATCGTCTTCTCTTTGGCGCTTGATGTTCCTCCATAACAAGTGCCTTTTCTTTCCAAGTTTACTTTGTAAACAACCTCTTCAAACTGAAACATAAGAACATAATTAGGACTGTTCATTTGTTATCTATTGCAGAAGTGCTTTTCTAAATTATAATCTTCATCTTGTCCGGACCACTAGTAATCTTTTTAAGTTAGCACTGCTAGTTTAAGTTCCATAATCCAATGCATCTTTAAACATGTAAGCTACCTACCTATCAGAGGGTATTACGAACATGAATGTTTGTGCTAGCTTCTATCCCACTATGTGAAAGATTTGTGTGTGCGtacagagagagagatcaCCTTTAGAGTGATGGGGTGTGATACCCGTTGAAGAAAGGGCTGCGAAGGGAAAGATGGATAAACTGTATCACAACCTTCCGGCCTGGTTGGAAGACCTGTGGCAAGCTGAGTGCCATCGTTTTCCGGTTTTGGTGCAACGGAACAGAGGGGCATGGTGAAATCTAAGTGAAGCTGAAGCTGAAACTGAAATAGTAGTGTGGTAAGCTGGGGGAGAAGAGAGACTCTAAAATGCTGCTTTTGAACTTATGGCTGCAAATGAAGTGGTTGATACAGATATATAAGCAAAGACTTGGAACAAGGATCTCTCATGAATTAAAGTGTTCATGATGTAGGCCTTACCTCTTTGGTGGGATCCCAcctctttttattattgatctTTTACACTTGTCTAAATCAGTTATTTATGTTAATCTCCTCTGGATTACTGTACATTTCTCATCACTATAGCATCCCATAACTCTCTCTCATCATCTTATTCTTTGTTCTTCTTATACCATTCTCCCTCTCTTACCACTAATTCTCCTTGCTTCATCATGCAGTTTGCATGTTTTTTGTGAGAAACGAGAGATACCCCTCTTATGTACAGTATCATTTTCTGTAGCCTTATTCTGCTTCATGAAAATACACATTATTTGTCCATATAATGGTTGTGACAATTAGGAGGAAAAATTGCCTATATCTAGGATTGAAGACAACGTGCTACTTTAAGCCATTTCggttattatatttttggtgGATCGTGTAAACAAGAAGACTCGAcgtcttctttttttttgatagACAATTGTAGTGCTTCCCACCTTTCACTTTAACTACATATCTTGATTAGTTTGGATTTGTTTATGGTTTCCTACAAATGGATTCTTACATTATATGCATGTCAGTTCTTGTCCTGCACCACTtctctattttgtttttatacgGTAATATATTGCTTCTTTTCCCACTTTGCTGATGGCAAATCTCTGAAGATGGAGGAGTGGATCTCATGGCCAGAAAAAAGTTAACATCTCCATTGTCGGAAACGGACTCGAGCTGTTTCTGGATTCTGCTGGAACTGTACATTAAATATTGCTGTAATAATCAGTTATGCAGATTCATTACATCAATGAAAAAGAAGAGTTGAAGAAGGTTTCTTAGACTCTGTATTAATCTCTTCTTATATTTCATTGATTATGAGCTTTTGCTATTGATGTAATTATGTAAAGTAGTATCAACACACACAAAGGCACGTGCTAGAAAATGAAGTACAACGTTCACGAATATCGGTGTAGAGTTACATTTGTCAAGAGAGAATCCagaaatattttctcaaaattctgATGTTCTCAATTTGAAACTTTCAAAGTATCTGTTGATGTAACTCTATTCCTCTCTAGAAGCAAAGAAGAACATATGTCGACATATATAGAATAGATTGTATTTGACTGATAAAAAATTGTAGAATAAGCTTATTAACTGAAAACAAGGAATTAAATGTTGATAAGTAGTTCAAACTTACAATTACACTCCCTAATGTAAAAACTTTTGGgatgatataaattttaatttgaaattgaaatgtcagttgaataagaaaaaaatcgaCAGTAAGACTCACATCATTAATAGTGAAATAACATGTGGTGAAAAAgctaccaaaaaaaaagtggacagatcaaaatgacaaacaaaaactaattttcGGGGACGAATAGAGTAGCATCGATGCCCTTTCCGACCTGCATAGTACTATAAACAACAATCCACAGAAAgtaggaaaaggaaaaaaaggggCATCTAAACTTAATGACAGAAAGCCAAAAACAAAGTCTACGacaagattaattaattgaaaagtCGACACTAATGGTTCTTTTCTTTGTAAAGCCAAATGATTCTTACATTccatcttcttttctttttgataaattaaaaaatctagAGTTTAATAATATTCAACATTCGTATCGCCGAAAATCAGATCTGACAATGCATGATTGCATGTGATAAATTTGATTAGGGAAAAggtgaaaataaagaaatagagATAGAAGTTAGATGCTAAACATAAAGTCCTTTAATTTGCCCCCCATTAGTAAAATTTGCTCTTCATCTTTGGACTGCATGAAGAAGAATGATTAAAGATGGAAGCCATCAATGGGATTCCAATTCCAGCACATAATTTTTAAGCAATACTTTTTGCAGAGACCACTGAGGTTTTACCAGTCATGGGGCCATGCAGGTGTCGACCCTTATTAATAATCAAacattaattaagatttgttAATCACTCTCAATTAGctattttttagaaattgaATTACTCTTAATTAGTTTGATGAGATGAGTCTTTGATTGTgtttgagtaatttttttttgttctttggTTGGTTACTTGGTGTTTCTTGTTTTTCGCATGTAATTTTTGTGAGACTTTTGTGTTcttggagtatttttttctctttgagTTTTGACTTGTACTTTTAGCTCGCCACTATATATGTGATTGTGCATTTTGTGTAAAAGAATAGATTTAAAAGGCTTGCAAGTGAAAAGAGATTTAAGAGATTCACAATAATATAGAGTCAGAAAATAGGAACGACTCGAACAGTAACAATAGTATTCTTTAAGAGAACATGAGGACAAGAAACATTCGAAGTTCATAAAAGCTCGAGAGAAGGTTTGTCACTACGTAAAGTGGGCAGACAACGGATTGGCCGGACTGAAAAGAGCAAAACAACACCCGACGGCCGATTCGCCAAAAAGAAGGTTTGAGCCACGACCCGTGTGGGAGACCATTAACTTTTCTATAATCCATTTGGTGATGTATAGAATTGCCcttataatttcattaataggagtattgtttttattataatatttttatattaaatttaattcttgttGAGATCTTTCAATTTACATGAAAGCAATGTTCGATTTATTCATGTGTTTTATAcatctatttttattctaatatactccatatcaaAACTTACTCTTTTAGTTGACAAGacataggagtattaaattttacaaatacaaaattaaagttcAATTTGTTCTTTTTACACAATGTTAGTAGCAAAAGTGAATGTagtttgtaaattttattaattttgatgtaCTAAAAccacaataaattaataaatgtataaaaaatggtaatgtGAATTAAATATAACCGAGATTAGCGAATCTAATTAATCCCTCAAAAGTAAAAACTTAACCTATGACTATGGTCTATGGCTATGGAGCTATGGTAGTGAGTCTAACATGAAAGATACGAATCATTATAGATTGATAAAAGAGGagacataattaattactaaagttATTGATTATTGTTATTCCGATTGACTGGATCCCTAAGAGCTCATACTTCGAGACTAATTATCAACTtaactttcaatattattactGTTTTCATTAGATGGTGACAAACTCAATCTAGTTAGCCTCACTTTTTCAGGAGGCAAATAAGCCCCTCCAccctttattttttgaaaatttgtatatatttatatattgtcttattattaaaaataaaagaatatgacttttttattttccaatataaatattcacatatttaCTCTTTTACCGATATTATAAATCTAAagattttgtttcaatttttttcctcgTAAAATTTAATCTAATCGTGAAAAATAGGTATGTACCGATCACTCATGCTCGCATTGAAATTTTTGtcatatttatagtatattaatgAAGTATGATAGAATATGTGTTTCAAAAATACCAATAGAGTAAAATCGACGACGCTCTAAGCAGAAAAGTTCATGTGGGGTTGGAATCGATCGACCCTATTGCCAGCCCATGATGGTCGGAAAACTTCGTTAAATTTGGTCTTACATGCAACAACTCCACTCCGACCCTTCGAGGTCATGTGGTGCATTTCTATTCTTGGTCAGACATTCATGATCAGTGATGACCGTCACACTGTCTTTATCTTTTAATGTTAGCAACGATTTTCTTCACTGGATCTAGTTTCATGTTCTTGATCTTCGGGATTGATGAGGTTGTTTGCTTTTGCACTTAAAGGTGATTGCTTTTGACATCCTCGTTTTACCAACTTAATTGTTTATTTGGACATAAATTCTTGAAATGGGAACAATTTGACCACTTGTATAAGAATTGTAACCTCACCTTTCACCTTCTTTATTCACACAATATTCCTTTGATTTTGTGTAGCCTCATATTTCATGGATTCTCCTTTTACCCCCTTTCACTTTATCAAaagagagtatatattaagattgtattttactaacaaaaattatctaatttattcTCCGTTCGtgtgaaaatataaaactaattatcGTATAATTAAGGTAATGGCTGGTATATATGAATCGAATGAGAATAAAATCAGAATGCTCACACATACATTCTTCCTTctcattttgaaataaatattattctatATTTCCCATAAATAATCCTCATATGTTCACTAGTTcgacaaattaaatactagcTTTTgtatagagaaaataatattaaaatatagaaaacaaaatagtaCTGAGAATAAATTTGCATGAGATGATGAGATGCTCCAGATTAATATATTCTCCCCCGACTAATATTTCCTTATCTGATCACAGCATCCaaacaaaatcttaaaaatcgtattaattttatccttaaaaataatttatcttgGGGAATTATTCACCTAGAACAATATCAGTGAATCTGAGACCTCTTGTCGATCGCCTTGAATAATAACTGTCTTACTCTTATCTACtcaatttgtttaattattctcttattttaattattagtcaATCTTGCTAAGATTCTTGATCATAGTTCCTAGccctaaaaatgaaaattgatctCGAAGAATTTTCCCTTTGCCACAGAGATAAGAATAAGTAGActttaaataaagatttgtGGATTTTAATATAGCAATAGAGATATGGTTGACTAATTAAAAATCTCATATACGGTGATTAATGATGCATAACTTCTTATCACATTTAATATATCTTCGATAGTTATTATTGTAATTGTTGTTATTGTTAggttatgaaattttaaaagtcGTTTGGTATTTAAAAACGgactataatattatttgtataatcTGCAAATTAAATCTGctaaattaacaaaatctttcagtttatataaaaaaacataaagaatGTT
The genomic region above belongs to Salvia hispanica cultivar TCC Black 2014 chromosome 3, UniMelb_Shisp_WGS_1.0, whole genome shotgun sequence and contains:
- the LOC125216896 gene encoding ABC transporter G family member 14; amino-acid sequence: MPLCSVAPKPENDGTQLATGLPTRPEGCDTVYPSFPSQPFLQRVSHPITLKFEEVVYKVNLERKGTCYGGTSSAKEKTILNGVTGMVSPGEILAMLGPSGSGKTTLLTALGGRLSGSLSGKITYNGQPFSGSIKRRTGFVAQDDVLYPHLTVFETLFFTALLRLPKSLTKEEIIQHVEHVITELGLTRCRNSMIGGPLFRGISGGEKKRVSIGQEMLINPSLILLDEPTSGLDSTTAQRILNTVKGLASGGRTVITTIHQPSSRLYHMFDKVVLLSEGCPIYYGQASTAMEYFSSIGFSTSITVNPADLLLDLANGIGPDFQHATEHNNCTQQDPTSVRELLISAYDKNISTRLKTELFSSDVSSYSNTKETSIRNVKSQKWCTTWWHQFKILLLRGLRERRFEAFNKLRIFQVLSVAVLGGLLWWRTPSSHIDDRTAMLFFFSVFWGFYPLYNAVFTFPQERRMLIKERSSGMYRLSSYFAARTVGDLPLELALPTAFTFIFYWMGGLSPDPVTFILSLLVVLFSVLVSQGLGLAFGAILMDVKQAATLASVTTMVFLIAGGYYVRHIPPFIAWLKYLSYSYYCYKLLLGIQYNENDYYECAKGVYCRVGDYPPIKAVGFDHLWLDAFIMMLMLVGYRLLAYLALQRVQ